Proteins encoded by one window of Haliotis asinina isolate JCU_RB_2024 chromosome 6, JCU_Hal_asi_v2, whole genome shotgun sequence:
- the LOC137286763 gene encoding solute carrier family 35 member F1-like codes for MDMVEEKRELVTSSGDRYQYHQLPGTHTPPDMSVNLDQPTVKQRCRDLLTKLCSRHVLKLIAMGQLLSLLICGTGVTSGLLQQQGVQTPTAQSFLNYVLLCLVFTVVLACRQEERNLVFLLKTYWWKYLILAVIDVEANYLVVKAFKFTTVTSVQLLDCFSIPTVMLLSYFVLRVRYRLVHLVGVVCCLLGLGGLVAADVLAGRNNGGGTTGASNPLLGDFLVIAGAALYGMSNVGEEYVIKHFARTEFLGMLGLFGSFISGIQFVILERHEVSNLDFTRYEIVLPWLGFVLCQFLIYSCMTIVIQYTSATSVNLSILSADFYSMLFGLFLFHYKFHVLYFLAFVLVIMGISIYSMKETETR; via the exons ATGGATATGGTTGAGGAGAAACGTGAGCTGGTGACCAGTAGTGGGGACAGATACCAGTACCACCAGTTGCCAGGCactcacacaccaccagacaTGTCTGTCAACCTGGATCAACCAACAGTCAAACAGAGGTGTCGTGACCTACTTACAAAGTTGTGTTCCAG ACATGTGTTGAAGCTCATTGCCATGGGGCAGCTGCTGTCTCTGTTGATTTGTGGGACAGGAGTAACCAGTGGACTTCTCCAGCAACAAGGGGTACAGACACCAACAG CTCAGTCATTCCTCAACTATGTGCTGCTGTGTTTGGTGTTCACGGTTGTCCTGGCATGCCGACAGGAGGAGCGCAACCTTGTGTTTCTGCTCAAGACCTACTGGTGGAAGTACCTCATCTTAGCTGTGATTGACGTAGAGGCCAACTATCTGGTAGTAAAGGCCTTTAAGTTCACCACTGTTACCAGCGTGCAG CTTCTGGACTGCTTCAGTATCCCCACTGTGATGTTACTGTCTTACTTTGTACTGAGAGTCCGATATCGTCTGGTGCATCTTGTGGGTGTTGTCTGCTGTCTTTTGGGACTTGGTGGGCTGGTGGCAGCAGATGTTTTGGCTGGCAGGAACAATGGAGGAGGAACCACAGGAG CTAGTAACCCTCTCCTGGGAGACTTCCTGGTGATTGCCGGTGCTGCGTTGTATGGCATGTCCAATGTAGGAGAGGAATATGTCATCAAACATTTTGCCCGCACAGAGTTCCTGGGCATGCTTGGATTGTTTGGTAGTTTCATCAGCGGCATACAGTT TGTCATCCTTGAGAGACATGAAGTTTCTAACCTTGACTTTACAAGATATGAAATAG TGCTACCCTGGCTGGGCTTTGTGTTGTGCCAGTTTCTGATCTACAGCTGTATGACGATCGTCATCCAGTACACCAGTGCCACCTCAGTCAACCTCTCCATCCTGTCAGCAGACTTCTACTCCATGCTGTTTGGATTGTTCCTGTTTCATTATAAA TTCCATGTGCTGTACTTCCTGGCTTTTGTGTTGGTCATAATGGGGATCTCCATCTACTCTATGAAGGAAACGGAAACCAGATAG
- the LOC137287011 gene encoding ras-related protein Rab-39B-like, which translates to MVEPIFQYQFRLILIGDSTVGKSSILRYFTDGKFEEQCDPTVGVDFYARLIEVKPGIRVKLQLWDTAGQERFRSITRSYYRNSVGVMIIYDITKRSTFENIKDWYEESKMHIEPQKAVYLVLGHKSDMEEQRQVTAREGRRFAEIHGHKFLETSAKSGKNIEESFALLARDIYQQLEDGHIKLEEGWDGVKPGFSRPKDNLHLLEGDPEGGGCC; encoded by the exons ATGGTTGAACCAATCTTCCAGTATCAGTTCAGACTGATTTTGATCGGAGACAGCACTGTAGGAAAGTCGTCTATCCTGAGGTATTTCACGGACGGAAAGTTTGAAGAGCAGTGCGATCCCACGGTTGGGGTAGACTTCTATGCTCGTCTTATCGAGGTGAAACCTGGAATTCGAGTGAAACTACAACTATGGGACACGGCGGGTCAAGAACGATTTAG GTCCATCACACGGTCCTACTATCGAAATTCTGTGGGCGTGATGATCATCTATGATATAACGAAACGTAGCACGTTTGAGAACATAAAGGACTGGTATGAGGAGTCTAAAATGCACATAGAGCCACAGAAGGCTGTATACCTTGTGCTAGGACACAAGTCAGACATGGAGGAACAACGTCAGGTCACAGCAAGGGAAGGGAGACGTTTTGCTGAAATTCATGGACATAAGTTTTTGGAAACCTCAGCAAAATCTGGCAAAAATATTGAAGAATCCTTTGCATTGCTTGCACGGGACATATATCAGCAATTGGAGGATGGCCACATTAAACTGGAAGAAGGATGGGATGGGGTGAAGCCTGGATTTTCTCGACCGAAAGATAATCTGCATCTTCTTGAAGGCGATCCTGAGGGAGGTGGATGTTGTtga